One genomic segment of Deltaproteobacteria bacterium includes these proteins:
- a CDS encoding adenosylcobalamin-dependent ribonucleoside-diphosphate reductase, giving the protein MPEGLPEVVLNDNAGVVLKKRYLRKDGQGEAIETPQEMFWRVAASIAAQDARYGRTPAEVEALARRFYDLMISFVFLPNSPTLMNAGTDLGQLAACFVLPVGDSMEDIFDAIKNAAMIHKSGGGTGFSFSRLRPKNSRVGSTGGIASGPLSFLRIFNTATEQVKQGGTRRGANMGILRVDHPDIIEFIRAKEKEGILNNFNLSVALTEEFMQAVEKDQDYPLIAPHTGREKARLQAREVFQLLVRKAWESGDPGIIFLDRINRDNPNPDQGEIESTNPCGEQPLLPYEACNLGSINLARFVLEKDGGIEVDWDRLREVVHLSVRFLDNVIDASEYPLERITETVRKNRKIGLGVMGWADLLYQLGLPYDSRRAIVLAEQMMDFIQKESRSASKKLAMERGPFPSFETSVYKEQNLGPYRHATTTTIAPTGTLSIIAGCSSGVEPLFALCFVRQVMDGEKLTEANSFFVKALHDQGCYSEKLMAEVIEKGSVRNMEFLPEELRSVYVTSMDIDAQWHLKMQAAFQKHTDNAVSKTVNLPLS; this is encoded by the coding sequence ATGCCCGAGGGGTTACCGGAAGTCGTCTTGAACGATAACGCCGGAGTCGTTCTCAAAAAGCGGTATCTGCGCAAAGACGGTCAAGGCGAGGCCATTGAAACCCCCCAAGAGATGTTCTGGCGGGTGGCCGCCAGCATCGCGGCCCAGGATGCTAGATATGGGCGGACTCCGGCCGAGGTGGAAGCTTTGGCCAGGCGGTTTTACGACCTGATGATCTCCTTCGTGTTCCTGCCCAACTCCCCGACCCTGATGAACGCGGGCACAGATCTCGGCCAGTTGGCGGCCTGTTTCGTCCTTCCGGTTGGGGACTCCATGGAGGACATCTTCGATGCCATCAAGAACGCGGCCATGATCCACAAGTCGGGTGGCGGTACGGGATTTTCCTTCTCCCGCCTTCGGCCCAAGAACAGCCGGGTGGGCTCCACGGGCGGCATCGCCTCGGGACCCCTGTCCTTCCTTCGAATTTTCAACACGGCCACGGAACAGGTCAAACAGGGTGGAACCAGGCGGGGGGCGAACATGGGCATCCTCCGGGTGGACCACCCGGACATTATCGAGTTCATCAGGGCCAAGGAGAAGGAAGGGATCCTGAACAACTTCAACCTGTCCGTGGCCTTGACCGAAGAGTTCATGCAGGCCGTGGAAAAAGACCAGGACTATCCCCTGATCGCCCCGCACACGGGCCGGGAAAAAGCCCGGCTCCAGGCCCGGGAGGTGTTCCAGCTTCTGGTCCGCAAGGCCTGGGAGAGCGGGGACCCGGGCATCATCTTCCTTGATCGCATCAACCGGGACAACCCGAACCCGGACCAGGGCGAGATCGAGAGCACCAATCCGTGCGGCGAGCAGCCCCTGCTGCCTTACGAAGCCTGCAACCTCGGCTCCATCAATCTGGCCCGGTTCGTGCTCGAAAAAGATGGCGGGATCGAGGTCGATTGGGACAGGTTGCGTGAAGTGGTGCACCTCAGCGTTCGTTTTCTGGACAATGTCATCGACGCTTCGGAATATCCGCTGGAGCGCATCACGGAGACCGTGCGCAAGAACAGGAAGATCGGACTTGGCGTCATGGGCTGGGCCGATCTTCTGTACCAGCTGGGTCTGCCCTACGACAGTCGCCGGGCCATCGTGCTCGCCGAGCAGATGATGGATTTCATCCAGAAGGAATCAAGGTCGGCGTCGAAGAAACTCGCCATGGAGCGCGGACCCTTCCCGTCCTTTGAGACTTCCGTCTACAAGGAACAGAATCTTGGGCCCTATCGCCATGCCACAACCACGACCATCGCCCCCACGGGCACCCTGTCCATCATTGCCGGATGTTCGTCCGGGGTGGAGCCTCTTTTTGCCCTGTGCTTCGTGCGCCAGGTCATGGACGGCGAAAAGCTGACCGAGGCCAACAGCTTCTTTGTAAAGGCCTTGCACGATCAGGGCTGTTATTCCGAAAAGCTCATGGCCGAGGTGATCGAAAAGGGCTCGGTCCGGAACATGGAATTTCTCCCCGAGGAACTGCGCAGTGTATATGTCACTTCCATGGACATCGATGCGCAGTGGCACCTCAAGATGCAGGCGGCCTTCCAGAAGCATACCGACAATGCCGTATCCAAGACGGTCAACCTGCCCCTGTCT
- a CDS encoding GNAT family N-acetyltransferase: protein MELLILADPSEDKIRSYLSGSKCFIASRGVVVVGACVVRPRGPDAHELMSIAVRPVHQKSGYGTALLKWVIDFFRNSGARQLEVGTGTFGYQLAFYQRHGFRVTSIDHDFFVNNYPAPIFEDGIQLFDMLRLTLRYSGNVA from the coding sequence ATGGAGCTCCTGATCCTTGCCGATCCCTCGGAAGACAAGATTCGCTCCTATCTTTCAGGATCAAAGTGCTTCATTGCATCACGTGGTGTGGTTGTGGTTGGTGCATGCGTCGTACGGCCACGCGGCCCTGATGCACATGAACTGATGAGCATTGCTGTTCGCCCAGTCCACCAGAAGTCCGGATACGGCACAGCACTCTTGAAATGGGTTATTGACTTCTTTCGCAACTCCGGCGCACGGCAACTCGAGGTGGGCACCGGTACGTTCGGCTATCAACTCGCTTTCTACCAGCGGCATGGCTTTCGGGTTACGAGTATTGACCATGATTTCTTCGTCAATAATTATCCTGCACCGATCTTCGAGGACGGGATACAGCTCTTTGACATGCTGCGCCTTACGCTGAGGTATTCGGGCAATGTTGCTTAA
- a CDS encoding carboxymuconolactone decarboxylase family protein, whose translation MLDLSEKKIQQSIEDRKRTHQRFLKNVKTYKSFLELEEEAFRDGAISKKTKELMALSISIVTKCEPCMEWHLDQALQHGATDEEIFETIDVSIEMGGGQAGAYARFVLKAMDYFKGKMAADASNKRLQEDV comes from the coding sequence ATTTTAGATTTATCTGAGAAAAAAATTCAACAAAGTATTGAGGATAGGAAACGTACTCATCAACGATTTCTTAAAAATGTAAAAACATACAAATCATTTTTAGAATTGGAAGAGGAAGCATTTCGAGATGGCGCCATTTCAAAGAAAACGAAAGAATTAATGGCTCTGTCAATTTCGATCGTGACGAAGTGTGAACCATGCATGGAATGGCATCTTGATCAAGCGCTACAGCATGGTGCGACGGACGAAGAAATCTTTGAGACGATCGATGTTTCGATAGAAATGGGTGGTGGTCAAGCTGGTGCCTATGCTCGTTTCGTTTTGAAGGCCATGGACTATTTTAAGGGAAAAATGGCTGCCGACGCTAGCAACAAGCGATTGCAAGAGGACGTTTAA